DNA sequence from the Pedobacter sp. W3I1 genome:
GGCGGTATAACCGTGCTTACCATGTCGTACATTGAAAGTAGTAAACAATATGATTTAGCCTTAACTGAATTACAGTATCGCGACTCACATGGCGATCAGCCTGATCCTAACGGCCCTTTTGGGAGCCGTTATTCTACTACAGGCATAACCCAGCGTAAAGATACCTATAGAAGAAATAAACAAATTGTATTGTTCTCTTACGGTTTGGTTTATTTCGCCAATATAGTAGATGCCTATGTTGCAGCCCGTTTGCACTTCTTCAATATTGATGATAACCTTTCTTTTAAAGTAATGCCATCTATGATTAATACCAATTCCATATATGGTTTCAATGCAACACCTGCATTAAAAGTATCACTAACATTTTAATGTCGAAAAACGTCAGGGATATCAATATAGGTATTATATTTGAAATCGTGATGATTTGCTAATTAACTGCTATGATTACGAATAAAAATAAGAACAGAAACTGAAAAAAATATAAACAGATGAAACCATCATGATTTTTCAAACCACAATGGGATGAATAAATGGCTCAAGCCTTCTTGAACACCATAAAACATCTACATTGGTGAAAAATCTGATCGCTTCATCACTATTAAAACTAAACTATAAACAAAT
Encoded proteins:
- a CDS encoding DUF5683 domain-containing protein; the protein is MQKTKLLILVAAFTFFLVNLASAQVKDTVLKPADTSKIKLSKSLDTAARKPMTRKDSMKAKYVNPGKVAGRKAVFRSMIIPGWGQLYNMQLLNDGYGARAGKSQFFQKLYTGGKIVAIYGGITVLTMSYIESSKQYDLALTELQYRDSHGDQPDPNGPFGSRYSTTGITQRKDTYRRNKQIVLFSYGLVYFANIVDAYVAARLHFFNIDDNLSFKVMPSMINTNSIYGFNATPALKVSLTF